The genome window TTGGGCCGCTTGTCACTCGTCCGGAAAGCAAGCCGGAGCCTCAACTGGCTGTTCGGCGCTTTGCTGGATACGGGGTTTCCAGTTTGGTCGCCAAACTAACGCAGTTGAAGCTCCGGCTGTGAACGCAGATGTTGCAATATGTGACGGCCTACCGAACAGGCTGGCTCTTTTTGTCCGTCATACCGCTTCCACGAGCGTCGCGCTCATTCTGGCGTTCCATCACGTTATGAACGCCCTTCTCGCGCGTCGCCGGGGTGGAAACCCAGGATCGCATGGAGGACGAGTCCGAGACCCCATCCGCCAGCCACCCACATGACCCACATATTGTCAGGGTTGCGGGTGTAGTTCATGTACGCGAAGGCGCCCACGACGATCGCGTAGACGGCAAAATGTATTGCAAACCCCTCGATTGATCTTCTGTTCGGCGACTTCACGCGCAGCCATGTTTTTCTCCTGTAACGGCTGAGACACCAAGCTCCTGGGCAAAGGCCATGCCCGTGGTCATTGCACGTCGGCCCAAGAGAAATCCCGAGGGCGCGAGGGCACAACCTCTGCATGAAGCACGCCACTTGGTGCCAGCTGGTCCGGCAGCCCCTGGCTCTCACGCTCGTGACAGGGGCCACTCTGTCCGAGTGCTTTGGATGAACGGCCCGGGGATGGTTGAGCAGAGCTGTGGCTGGCCCTACACCCTCTGTTCCCGTCCCCGGGTTTCTCTTCCGACGGCGCAGACTTTGATGGCAAATTCGGATGAATCGGTCCGCGCGTCCATCAGCAAATTCCCGCAATTCTTTCTGCCGATACTCTTCGCCGCCGGGGGACGGTTGAGCAGCCAGTGATGTGCTGGCCCGCCGTCAAGTCTGTTCCCTCCCCGGCACTTTGTACACGGAGGCGAGGGCCCGAGGGAGAGGAGCGGCGGACTGGAAGGAACGTGCCTGCCGCTCCCCTCTTGGGCCGGCCTCACTGAGTCGTTTCTTGCTTGCACCAGTCGGCTACGGATTTCAAAATTGCCGTGCCCGGTACGCGGTCGATTTAAGGCAGGTCGGCAACCCCCTTGTTCGTTCGCGGCACCGGGTATCTTTCTTGACAGCCGGGGCG of Planctomyces sp. SH-PL14 contains these proteins:
- a CDS encoding 2TM domain-containing protein; translation: MQRLCPRALGISLGPTCNDHGHGLCPGAWCLSRYRRKTWLRVKSPNRRSIEGFAIHFAVYAIVVGAFAYMNYTRNPDNMWVMWVAGGWGLGLVLHAILGFHPGDAREGRS